The following proteins come from a genomic window of Dreissena polymorpha isolate Duluth1 chromosome 1, UMN_Dpol_1.0, whole genome shotgun sequence:
- the LOC127864931 gene encoding A disintegrin and metalloproteinase with thrombospondin motifs 3-like, whose translation MYERACVHPRGQRLLSNNKYRCARIRTQSWFRPRRRKRRCDRLACSADATFIMAPSTSSFSRDDAYTVNPWHFSKCSVKQFKKYIKSLGKNNCLLDAGESMDEYKIHSSKQPGELYSPAEQCKLEYGQESELGCGQSATDPRICLHMSCKQRDGECTDIAAARGTPCDKPSLNKWCKEGLCVDKGASGNQTVTANNTTTTISTRPSTTKAASTALIPEECSDCTDCCWYNKLCEEVSADFEDIYDYEPDFLCDDPSGRDRCYATCMCEIAFQTKTIDNVGKK comes from the exons ATGTACGAGCGAGCGTGTGTCCATCCAAGAGGACAACGACTACTTTCAAACAATAAGTACCGCTGCGCACGAATTAGGACACAA TCTTGGTTCCGACCACGACGGCGAAAAAGAAGATGCGATCGCCTCGCTTGTTCCGCCGACGCTACGTTCATCATGGCCCCGTCCACGTCCTCATTCAGTCGCGACGATGCGTACACGGTGAACCCATGGCACTTCTCGAAATGCTCTGTAAAGCAATTCAAAAAGTACATCAAGTCGCTGGGTAAAAACAA CTGCCTGCTGGACGCCGGAGAATCCATGGACGAGTACAAAATCCACTCGAGCAAGCAACCCGGGGAGCTGTACTCGCCCGCAGAACAATGCAAGCTCGAATACGGGCAAGAATCTGAATTGGGGTGCGGCCAG TCGGCCACAGACCCACGGATATGCCTGCACATGTCATGCAAGCAGCGTGACGGTGAATGTACCGACATTGCTGCCGCCCGAGGCACTCCGTGCGACAAGCCTTCACTGAACAAG TGGTGCAAAGAAGGACTGTGTGTCGATAAAGGGGCGTCCGGTAATCAAACGGTTACGG CAAACAATACAACAACGACGATATCGACGCGGCCTTCGACGACTAAGGCAGCGAGTACGGCCCTCATACCGGAAGAATGCTCCGATTGCACCGACTGCTGCTGGTACAACAAGCTTTGTGAAGAAGTGAGCGCCGACTTCGAGGACATATACGACTACGAGCCTGACTTCTTGTGTGACGACCCCTCCGGGCGGGACCGTTGTTACGCCACGTGCATGTGTGAGATAGCATTTCAAACT AAGACGATTGACAATGTGGGCAAGAAATAA